From Marmota flaviventris isolate mMarFla1 chromosome X, mMarFla1.hap1, whole genome shotgun sequence, the proteins below share one genomic window:
- the Ppp1r2c gene encoding protein phosphatase inhibitor 2 family member C, translating into MAASTTSHRPIKGILKNKVSTSSSVASPAQPSGGATQEVLRKKSQRWDESNILETHRSSYRDYDLMKINEPGTLCVSVQDDGEDPSEVEAKEDMTPDILAKKLAATNIFGPDCQEEEKDSSETHTSKYLLDKQEKQRQFEMKRKLHYNEGLNIKLARQLISEDLQAEAEEDKNQESLHFTNEEKTTTEEAHTMEELHTQSCNA; encoded by the coding sequence ATGGCagcctccaccacctcccaccgCCCGATCAAGGGGATCCTGAAAAACAAAGTTTCCACCAGTTCCTCTGTAGCATCTCCTGCCCAGCCATCAGGAGGTGCTACCCAGGAGGTTCTGCGAAAGAAATCTCAGAGGTGGGATGAATCCAACATTCTGGAGACGCACCGTTCATCATACAGAGACTATGATTTAATGAAGATAAACGAGCCTGGCACTCTCTGCGTTAGTGTACAAGATGATGGGGAAGATCCCAGTGAAGTCGAAGCAAAAGAAGACATGACTCCAGACATCTTAGCTAAGAAACTAGCAGCCACTAACATATTTGGGCCCGAttgccaggaagaagagaaagacagcAGTGAAACACACACCAGCAAATACCTTCTCGATAAacaagagaaacagagacagttTGAGATGAAAAGGAAGCTTCATTACAACGAAGGACTGAACATCAAGTTAGCTAGACAATTAATTTCAGAAGACCTACAAGCTGAAGCagaagaagataaaaatcaagaaagtctacattttacaaatgaagaaaagactACTACAGAAGAAGCTCACACAATGGAAGAACTGCACACCCAGTCATGCAACGCCTAG